Genomic window (Sulfurimonas sp.):
CTCCACCAAAGCATATAAATCTCCACGACCAACATCTTCTGCTAAAGTCGCTTTTACAAATTTTTCTATCATAATGCTAACATTCTCTCTAAAGCTATTTTTGCCCATTTTTGAGTTTTTGCATCTACAAATATCTCATTTAAAGGCTCACCATCATCGATAGACTTTAAAGTTAAATAAACATCTTCTAAAGTTGTTTCATTCATAGTTGGACACTCTGGTTTTGTAGAAGAAAGTACGAAAGTATTTTTATCTCTTAAACGATTTACCATATTAAACTCTGTTCCAACTGCAACTTTTTGGTCTTCAGGAAGCTCTGTTATGTATTTTATTAGCTGAGAAGTTGAACCAACAAAATCAGAAGCATCACAGATGCTAGGATCACATTCAGGGTGAACTGCTATCAAAATTCCTGGATATTTTTTACGATAAAAAACTATATCATCGAGGGTAAAGAGCTGATGAACAGAACAAAAACCATTGTAACAAACGATATCTACTTCACTAGGATTTGTTCCATCTCCAATCACACAAGATTTTAATCCCATCTGATTAGCTATATTTTGTCCTAAGCATCTATCTGGAACAAAAAGGATTTTTTTACCTTCTTTTAGTGCTGTTGTTATTATAGTTTTTGCATTTGAACTTGTACAAACCATACCGCCCATCTCGCCAACTTGCGCTTTCACTTCAGCATTAGAGTTTATATATGTAATAGGTAAAATATTTTCTTTGCTTATTCCATTATCTTGCATAAACTTAACAGACTCATCATAGTAGATGCTATCTATCATTTTAGCCATTGCACAACAAGCTGCTTTTGGCATGACAACTCTTTTATGTGGAGATAAAACTTTTACACTTTGTCCCATAAAACCAACACCACTAAAAACAACAAATTCTGCGTCATCATCTCTAGTTCTTATAGCTAACTCTAACGAATCACCAGTTATGTCCGCAACATCAAAAACTTCATCTCTTTGGTAAAAATGCGCCACAAGAGTTACGCTCAGTTTTTCTTTTAATTTATTAATTTTTTCTTTTAATTCTTCATTTGTAAACTGCAACAACGAACCTTTAATTTATAGTTTCGCCATTATATCAAATTTTATTTATTTATAACTATTTTATAGTAAAATGTCGTAATTATTTTTTAGGATATATATGGATTTTTTATTTAACACAAATGTACAATTTTTTATCGCAGCATATCTAGTTGGTGGTATTCCTTTTGGTCTATTACTTGCTAAAAAATTTGCTGGAGTTGATGTAAAGAAAAGTGGTAGCGGAAGTATTGGTGCTACAAATGTTCTCAGAGTTGTAAAAGAGCAAAACCCAGCTTTGGCGAAAAAACTAGGTGCAATTACCTTAGCTCTTGACGCTTTTAAAGGTATTTTTATTTTACTTATTGCTACTTTTATTTTTAATCTTAGTGACTCAACACTTTGGGGTATCGCAACTTTAGCAGTAATCGGTCACTGTTTTAGTCCATATCTTGGATTTGAAGGCGGGAAAGGCATAGCAACAGGAATGGGAGTAATGGCTTTTATGCTACCAATTGAAACTGCTATTGCTCTCGTTGTTTGGGTGGTTTTAGCTAAAACTATTAAGATATCTTCTATCTCTTCACTAAGCGGTGTTTTAGTTTTAGCAATTTCAAGCTTTTTTATCCACCCTCAAATGGCTCATGCTCCTGTAATTTTCATCTGTTTTATTCTTTTTTATAAGCATATTCCAAATATTATCCGTTTATTTAATGGTGAAGAAAAAAGAGTATGACTATACACATCCAAGATTTAAAATTTCAATGTATCCTTGGAATTTTAAATTTTGAAAGAGTAACTCCACAAGATATTATTATCAATCTAAAAATCAAGTATAAATATAAAAAGAATTTCATAAATTACGCCCAAATTGTTAAAATAACTAAGAAATTTATGATAAAAA
Coding sequences:
- the plsY gene encoding glycerol-3-phosphate 1-O-acyltransferase PlsY, translating into MDFLFNTNVQFFIAAYLVGGIPFGLLLAKKFAGVDVKKSGSGSIGATNVLRVVKEQNPALAKKLGAITLALDAFKGIFILLIATFIFNLSDSTLWGIATLAVIGHCFSPYLGFEGGKGIATGMGVMAFMLPIETAIALVVWVVLAKTIKISSISSLSGVLVLAISSFFIHPQMAHAPVIFICFILFYKHIPNIIRLFNGEEKRV
- a CDS encoding dihydroneopterin aldolase, giving the protein MTIHIQDLKFQCILGILNFERVTPQDIIINLKIKYKYKKNFINYAQIVKITKKFMIKNEFLLIEDAIKELNLKLVKEFSSIKRLKIKITKPSILPECKVSVSNIYKYKS
- the nadA gene encoding quinolinate synthase NadA translates to MQFTNEELKEKINKLKEKLSVTLVAHFYQRDEVFDVADITGDSLELAIRTRDDDAEFVVFSGVGFMGQSVKVLSPHKRVVMPKAACCAMAKMIDSIYYDESVKFMQDNGISKENILPITYINSNAEVKAQVGEMGGMVCTSSNAKTIITTALKEGKKILFVPDRCLGQNIANQMGLKSCVIGDGTNPSEVDIVCYNGFCSVHQLFTLDDIVFYRKKYPGILIAVHPECDPSICDASDFVGSTSQLIKYITELPEDQKVAVGTEFNMVNRLRDKNTFVLSSTKPECPTMNETTLEDVYLTLKSIDDGEPLNEIFVDAKTQKWAKIALERMLAL